The Prunus persica cultivar Lovell chromosome G8, Prunus_persica_NCBIv2, whole genome shotgun sequence genome includes a region encoding these proteins:
- the LOC18766424 gene encoding LYR motif-containing protein At3g19508, producing the protein MEKALRIYAEVLRLVRRLPEDTRPYYAKYARENFVNYREVEAGDDQALHELFHRAYKHSLWVLNKYSVDESAADKLRKICSA; encoded by the exons ATGGAGAAAGCTTTGAGAATCTACGCAGAGGTTCTGAGATTGGTGAGGCGGTTGCCGGAGGACACGAGGCCTTACTACGCCAAGTATGCGCGCGAAAACTTCGTGAATTACAGAGAGGTCGAGGCCGGAGATGACCAAGCCCTCCACGAGCTCTTCCATAGGGCATACAAGCATTCGCTCTGGGTCCTGAACAAG TACTCTGTGGATGAATCTGCGGCGGACAAGTTGAGGAAGATCTGCTCCGCTTAG
- the LOC18766264 gene encoding uncharacterized protein LOC18766264, whose translation MLDIWSWISDLPNSAEWAESDSPHTFELASSGASYDSNPTRSIQLRAERTTGSNIDTLVTFSVCLHGFNNQYHPKKTIWVSDTCSLSSDKPYLHLLLQLLREIISRSPTSHDSTCPRSQLQTLKPDPFSWIMDSHSPESFSTFFDLVFVTRLFWLCACDSPTEVGSLYFKSLLAPNLEALLCKQAPALRTFLITVGVDAELCFMRTVGYMLAKWCILREVGVGLQTLTSSPSQNLGFSYATEACGFWVLKAYAPVMGMRTTRSVNLNQKNQFPGLETRDSVLKYALAHQQLEAVVQVEYSVGFYDGFIQVTAHVDNLRFHVVNLGFNKNDDVDYAEEKYFPSRVRVWVGPEVGANYVNGLSLGRSTDNGEREVKTQRITKGSFVKSKSPKVKTAGRVSTRMRKRNWRWDQDAEGNAAVFDAVLCDNMTGHEVATWNPAIGEHSDGLRKRYTGANRPFTKTGSLVLSGDEYGDGVGWRLNREMEGSVLKWRIGGKVWLSYWPNEVNSSYFETRCVEWCDEVDLPLIIGKLSV comes from the coding sequence ATGCTTGACATTTGGTCATGGATATCCGACCTTCCCAACTCGGCCGAGTGGGCCGAGTCAGACTCACCACATACTTTTGAACTCGCTAGCTCCGGAGCGAGTTACGACAGCAACCCAACTCGGTCAATCCAACTCCGGGCCGAGCGCACCACAGGCTCCAACATCGACACTCTAGTGACTTTCTCAGTATGCTTGCACGGCTTCAACAACCAGTACCATCCTAAAAAGACGATCTGGGTTTCTGACACGTGTTCACTCTCCTCAGACAAACCCTACCTCCACCTGTTGCTCCAGCTCCTCCGAGAAATCATATCCCGCTCGCCCACCTCTCACGATAGCACCTGCCCGCGCTCCCAGCTCCAGACTCTCAAACCCGACCCATTTTCCTGGATCATGGACTCCCACTCCCCCGAGTCCTTCTCCACCTTCTTTGACCTCGTCTTTGTCACGCGCCTCTTCTGGCTCTGCGCGTGCGACTCTCCGACCGAAGTCGGCTCTCTGTACTTCAAATCCTTGCTGGCTCCCAACCTCGAAGCCTTGCTGTGCAAGCAAGCGCCGGCTCTCCGGACGTTTCTGATCACCGTCGGCGTGGACGCAGAGCTCTGCTTCATGCGCACCGTTGGGTACATGTTAGCAAAGTGGTGCATTTTAAGAGAGGTGGGTGTCGGCTTGCAGACGCTGACGTCATCGCCGTCGCAGAACTTGGGGTTCTCTTACGCGACGGAAGCTTGCGGGTTTTGGGTGCTCAAGGCTTACGCGCCGGTGATGGGGATGAGAACCACACGTTCCGTCAACTTGAACCAGAAAAATCAGTTTCCGGGTTTGGAAACTAGAGACTCGGTGCTAAAATATGCCTTGGCGCACCAGCAGCTGGAGGCGGTTGTTCAGGTGGAATATTCGGTTGGGTTTTACGACGGGTTTATTCAGGTGACTGCACATGTCGACAACCTGCGCTTCCACGTGGTGAACCTCGGATTCAACAAAAACGATGACGTGGACTACGCGGAGGAGAAGTATTTCCCGTCGAGAGTCCGGGTCTGGGTCGGGCCAGAAGTCGGGGCGAATTACGTGAACGGGTTGAGTTTGGGCCGGTCCACTGATaacggagagagagaagtcaaAACGCAGAGGATTACGAAGGGCAGTTTCGTAAAATCAAAGAGTCCGAAAGTGAAAACCGCGGGGAGGGTGTCGACGAGGATGAGGAAGAGGAACTGGAGGTGGGACCAGGACGCGGAGGGAAACGCCGCCGTATTCGATGCGGTGCTGTGCGACAACATGACGGGTCATGAAGTGGCCACGTGGAACCCGGCTATTGGGGAGCATAGTGACGGTTTGCGAAAGCGATACACTGGAGCAAATAGGCCGTTTACAAAAACGGGGAGTTTGGTGTTGAGTGGGGATGAGTATGGGGATGGGGTTGGGTGGAGATTGAACAGAGAGATGGAAGGGAGCGTGCTCAAGTGGAGAATAGGAGGGAAAGTTTGGTTGAGCTATTGGCCTAATGAGGTGAACAGTTCATATTTTGAGACAAGGTGTGTGGAGTGGTGTGATGAGGTTGATTTGCCTTTGATTATTGGTAAATTGAGTGTATGA
- the LOC18766527 gene encoding transcription factor bHLH113 isoform X2, translating into MAENDGLEGDHLAVTEGTSFSQLLFAADEGCGLGMDDETFNYTHSSAYSTQIKPPKMLCFGNYDHSHGDGLEIGFSETAKKSGVTCSDSSSVYSTSNTIINALPESNNKRRNGLGQESVQCASTISTTTTASQRTSKKTKSENPTSTGNAKTDTASVLHEAMGYIRFLHDQVQVLCSPYLQRLPSLPDGEMEEARKDLRSRGLCLAPVEYTMHVADNNGADFWSPAMANNNNNVSSTKY; encoded by the exons ATGGCCGAAAATGATGGTTTAGAGGGGGACCATTTGGCTGTCACAGAGGGGACTAGTTTCTCTCAGTTACTCTTCGCTGCTGATGAGGGTTGTGGTCTTGGCATGGACGACGAAACCTTTAACTACACCCATTCATCTGCTTATTCCACCCAGATTAAGCCACCCAAAATGCTCTGCTTCGGGAACTATGATCACAGCCATGGCGATGGTCTGGAAATTGGGTTTTCAGAGACTGCTAAGAAATCAGGGGTTACATGCAGCGATTCCTCCTCTGTTTATTCAACCAGCAACACAATCATCAACGCATTGCCCGAATCCAACAAT AAAAGGAGAAATGGATTAGGCCAAGAGTCGGTGCAGTGTGCAAGCACCATCAGCACAACGACGACTGCAAGCCAGAGAACCTCCAAGAAGACGAAATCTGAGAATCCCACATCGACAGGCAATGCGAAG ACAGATACTGCATCAGTGCTTCACGAAGCGATGGGATACATCAGGTTCCTGCACGATCAGGTTCAGGTTCTGTGCTCGCCTTACCTGCAACGCCTGCCTTCATTACCT GATGGAGAGATGGAGGAAGCAAGAAAGGACCTGAGGAGCAGAGGACTGTGCCTGGCCCCTGTGGAGTACACAATGCACGTGGCAGACAACAATGGTGCTGATTTTTGGTCACCAGCCATggccaacaacaacaataatgtTTCTTCAACCAAGTATTGA
- the LOC18766527 gene encoding transcription factor bHLH113 isoform X1 → MAENDGLEGDHLAVTEGTSFSQLLFAADEGCGLGMDDETFNYTHSSAYSTQIKPPKMLCFGNYDHSHGDGLEIGFSETAKKSGVTCSDSSSVYSTSNTIINALPESNNKRRNGLGQESVQCASTISTTTTASQRTSKKTKSENPTSTGNAKRKEKLGERIAALQQLVSPFGKTDTASVLHEAMGYIRFLHDQVQVLCSPYLQRLPSLPDGEMEEARKDLRSRGLCLAPVEYTMHVADNNGADFWSPAMANNNNNVSSTKY, encoded by the exons ATGGCCGAAAATGATGGTTTAGAGGGGGACCATTTGGCTGTCACAGAGGGGACTAGTTTCTCTCAGTTACTCTTCGCTGCTGATGAGGGTTGTGGTCTTGGCATGGACGACGAAACCTTTAACTACACCCATTCATCTGCTTATTCCACCCAGATTAAGCCACCCAAAATGCTCTGCTTCGGGAACTATGATCACAGCCATGGCGATGGTCTGGAAATTGGGTTTTCAGAGACTGCTAAGAAATCAGGGGTTACATGCAGCGATTCCTCCTCTGTTTATTCAACCAGCAACACAATCATCAACGCATTGCCCGAATCCAACAAT AAAAGGAGAAATGGATTAGGCCAAGAGTCGGTGCAGTGTGCAAGCACCATCAGCACAACGACGACTGCAAGCCAGAGAACCTCCAAGAAGACGAAATCTGAGAATCCCACATCGACAGGCAATGCGAAG AGGAAAGAGAAGCTTGGAGAACGAATTGCAGCTCTGCAACAACTTGTATCACCCTTTGGCAAG ACAGATACTGCATCAGTGCTTCACGAAGCGATGGGATACATCAGGTTCCTGCACGATCAGGTTCAGGTTCTGTGCTCGCCTTACCTGCAACGCCTGCCTTCATTACCT GATGGAGAGATGGAGGAAGCAAGAAAGGACCTGAGGAGCAGAGGACTGTGCCTGGCCCCTGTGGAGTACACAATGCACGTGGCAGACAACAATGGTGCTGATTTTTGGTCACCAGCCATggccaacaacaacaataatgtTTCTTCAACCAAGTATTGA
- the LOC18768750 gene encoding uncharacterized protein LOC18768750: MTFYRSHTPGDSELKCLCGLPAKLRLSQTPKNPFRLFYNCPKGISAQCEFFCWSDEPAPTGDRETDEQNLIRHECIRLQESLNEIQQELDCERTEWGREKSELTSQLSTVQFELDALKKRIKMANESDLMPPLDKLSIADDKDDDALVLHTVC, from the exons ATGACATTTTACAGGAGTCATACCCCTGGAGATTCTGAGCTGAAATGCCTATGTGGGCTTCCTGCAAAACTGAGATTAtctcaaaccccaaaaaaCCCGTTTAGGTTATTCTATAATTGTCCGAAGGGTATTTCTGCA CAATGTGAATTCTTTTGTTGGTCGGATGAGCCAGCTCCAACGGGTGATAGGGAGACCGATGAGCAAAATCTTATCCGTCATGAGTGCATTCGACTACAAGAAAGcttaaatgaaatccaacaggAACTGGATTGTGAGAGGACTGAATGGGGTAGGGAAAAATCAGAGCTAACTTCACAACTATCAACTGTGCAATTTGAGCTTGATGCTCTCAAGAAAAGAATCAAGATGGCAAATGAGTCAGATCTTATGCCCCCTCTTGACAAGCTATCCATAGCAGATGATAAGGATGATGATGCCTTAGTACTACATACTGTATGCTGA